The following are from one region of the Quercus robur chromosome 1, dhQueRobu3.1, whole genome shotgun sequence genome:
- the LOC126717235 gene encoding phenylacetaldehyde reductase-like: MSGGAGKIVCVTGASGYIASWLVKLLLNRGYTVKASVRDPNDPKKTDHLQVLDGAKERLHLFKANLLEEGSFDSAVEGCDGVFHTASPFYNNVKDAEAELLEPAVKGTLNVLNSCVKFPSVKWVVVTSSMAAVLHNKKAQTPDVVVDETWFSDPDVCKEAKQWYTLSKTLAEENAWKFAKEKGIDIVTINPAMVIGPLLQPMLNTSAATVLNLINDSH; encoded by the exons atgagCGGTGGAGCTGGGAAGATTGTGTGTGTGACTGGTGCCTCTGGTTACATAGCTTCATGGCTTGTCAAGCTTCTTCTCAACCGTGGTTACACAGTCAAGGCCTCTGTTCGTGACCCCA ATGATCCAAAGAAAACAGACCACTTACAAGTACTTGATGGGGCCAAGGAGAGACTTCACCTATTCAAAGCAAATCTACTGGAAGAAGGTTCTTTTGATTCTGCTGTTGAGGGCTGTGATGGGGTTTTCCACACTGCATCTCCCTTCTATAATAACGTCAAGGACGCAGAG GCAGAATTACTTGAACCTGCAGTGAAGGGTACACTTAATGTTCTTAATTCGTGTGTGAAATTTCCATCTGTTAAGTGGGTAGTCGTGACATCCTCTATGGCTGCAGttttacacaataaaaaagCTCAAACTCCTGATGTAGTTGTTGATGAGACTTGGTTTTCTGATCCAGACGTTTGTAAGGAAGCAAAG CAATGGTATACGCTTTCAAAGACATTGGCTGAAGAAAATGCCTGGAAGTTTGCAAAAGAGAAGGGTATTGACATAGTTACAATTAACCCAGCAATGGTGATTGGTCCTCTCTTACAGCCAATGCTTAACACAAGTGCTGCTACGGTTTTGAACTTAATAAATG aTTCGCATTGA